The proteins below come from a single Saccharopolyspora sp. SCSIO 74807 genomic window:
- a CDS encoding DUF3515 domain-containing protein translates to MFDQQPGVPRPVLIVALVLSGLLAVGVGALGLVSWYSQKQQRDAVVAEQQARRSGPLALPPVPAPDAGGPECSKLLAALPPELVLDGEPVPRRPLAEPAPPGTVAWGDAEHDPVTVRCGMPAPAELTPTSPLVDISGVSWLRLSEAGNTSWLAVDRPVHVALTAPANSGSGPVQDLSGLIRRTMPKQPVFP, encoded by the coding sequence GTGTTCGACCAACAGCCGGGAGTTCCCCGTCCGGTGCTGATCGTGGCGCTCGTGCTCAGCGGGTTGCTGGCCGTCGGCGTCGGCGCGCTCGGACTGGTCTCCTGGTACTCGCAGAAGCAGCAGCGGGACGCGGTCGTGGCCGAGCAGCAGGCCCGCCGCAGCGGTCCGCTCGCGTTGCCGCCGGTGCCTGCGCCGGACGCGGGCGGGCCGGAGTGCTCGAAGCTGCTCGCGGCGCTGCCGCCGGAACTGGTGCTCGACGGTGAACCGGTGCCGCGGCGGCCGCTGGCCGAGCCGGCGCCGCCGGGCACAGTCGCGTGGGGCGACGCCGAGCACGATCCCGTGACGGTGCGCTGCGGGATGCCCGCACCGGCCGAACTCACCCCGACCTCGCCGCTGGTCGACATCTCCGGGGTGAGCTGGCTGCGGCTTTCCGAGGCGGGCAACACCTCGTGGCTGGCGGTGGACCGCCCGGTGCACGTGGCGCTGACCGCGCCCGCGAACTCCGGTTCCGGCCCGGTGCAGGACCTCTCCGGCCTGATCCGCCGCACCATGCCGAAACAGCCCGTCTTCCCCTGA
- a CDS encoding D-alanine--D-alanine ligase family protein translates to MTQRKIRVAVVFGGRSTEHGVSCLSAGSVLAHLDPERFEVVPVGITREGAWVLGTGDPAELEIRDRRAPEVTAGTAVALPGDPTRRDLMLVEPGRGGEILSGVDVVFPVLHGAFGEDGTIQGLLEMADVPYAGPGVLSSAVSMDKEYTKKLLAAEGLAVGCYEVLRREQSTLDDRQRERLGLPVFVKPARAGSSLGISKVTGWAELDEAIAEARRTDPKVIIESAVTGREVECGVLEFPDGRVEASLPAELRVTGTADWYDYESKYLDDVTEFDIPAKVGDDVVERLRSAAVAAFRALDCQGLARVDFFVAEDGELIVNEVNTMPGFTSISLYPRMWAQTGVDYPALLSTLIDTALSRGTGLR, encoded by the coding sequence ATGACTCAGCGCAAGATCCGGGTGGCCGTCGTCTTCGGCGGGCGCAGCACCGAGCACGGCGTTTCCTGCCTGTCCGCGGGCAGTGTTCTGGCCCATCTGGATCCGGAGCGCTTCGAGGTGGTGCCGGTCGGCATCACCCGCGAGGGCGCGTGGGTGCTGGGTACCGGAGACCCCGCCGAGCTGGAGATCCGCGACCGGCGCGCCCCCGAAGTCACCGCGGGCACTGCCGTGGCGCTGCCCGGCGACCCGACGCGGCGCGACCTCATGCTGGTCGAACCGGGCCGCGGCGGCGAGATCCTGTCCGGTGTGGACGTTGTTTTCCCGGTGCTGCACGGGGCTTTCGGCGAGGACGGCACCATTCAAGGGCTGCTGGAGATGGCCGACGTGCCGTACGCGGGGCCCGGTGTGCTCTCCAGCGCGGTGTCGATGGACAAGGAGTACACCAAGAAGCTGCTGGCGGCCGAAGGGCTCGCGGTCGGGTGCTACGAAGTGCTCCGCCGCGAACAGTCCACTCTGGACGATCGGCAGCGGGAACGGCTGGGGCTGCCGGTCTTCGTCAAACCCGCCCGCGCCGGTTCGTCGCTGGGCATCAGCAAGGTCACCGGCTGGGCGGAGCTCGACGAGGCCATCGCCGAGGCCCGCCGCACCGACCCGAAGGTGATCATCGAGTCGGCGGTGACCGGCCGCGAGGTCGAGTGCGGCGTGCTGGAATTCCCGGACGGGCGGGTGGAAGCCTCGCTGCCCGCCGAACTGCGGGTGACCGGCACCGCCGACTGGTATGACTACGAGTCCAAGTACCTCGACGACGTCACCGAGTTCGACATCCCCGCCAAGGTCGGCGACGACGTGGTCGAACGGCTGCGGTCGGCTGCGGTGGCCGCGTTCCGCGCGCTGGACTGCCAAGGGCTGGCGCGGGTGGACTTCTTCGTCGCCGAGGACGGCGAGCTGATCGTCAACGAGGTCAACACGATGCCCGGGTTCACCTCGATCTCGCTGTACCCGCGGATGTGGGCGCAGACCGGGGTGGACTACCCGGCGCTGCTGAGCACGCTGATCGACACCGCGCTGTCCCGCGGCACCGGCCTGCGCTGA
- a CDS encoding PLP-dependent aminotransferase family protein: protein MPTSLPAASSPLLEPAVELRRDDHRPLAVQLADALRHAATLGHLRGGDRLPSTRALARHLGVSRTVTAAAYEQLHAEGWIVGKHGSGTYVTTTPPGSQPSSPVPGSAATEQEIVAEVNLTPGAPWVGGIDRAAWRRAWRAAADREPDERVHRAGLAEYREAVVEHLLRHRGMVTGGSHLGTVLATGGTTAAVVELAAAVLEPGAVVAVEEPGYQRAVQTFLAAGIRVVPAPVDHGGIVVEEIPQGVQAVYCSPAHQYPLGGRLPAERRVGLVERARAEGWLIVEDDYDGELRYDVAPLPVLASMAPDVVVHLGTTSKILTPTLGVGWMLAPDRVAAAVLDHRERTGTRPAAAGQRVLVEYARNGDLGRHLRRLRRELSQRRVLVVDQLAGSGVEVFGDEAGAHVVLPLPDAGAERRVVHRAAGQGLVLDGLRRHHHGAQQWCGIAFGYASCSRADLERSVRELARWCAEEAGVRTGSAR, encoded by the coding sequence ATGCCCACTTCGCTGCCCGCGGCGAGTTCGCCGCTGCTGGAACCGGCCGTCGAGCTGCGCCGCGACGACCACCGCCCGCTGGCGGTGCAGCTCGCCGACGCACTGCGGCACGCCGCCACCCTCGGCCACCTGCGGGGTGGTGACCGGCTGCCGTCCACCCGCGCGCTGGCGCGGCACCTCGGCGTGAGCCGCACCGTCACCGCCGCGGCCTACGAGCAGCTGCACGCCGAAGGCTGGATCGTCGGCAAGCACGGCTCCGGCACCTACGTCACCACCACGCCGCCCGGCTCCCAGCCCTCCTCGCCGGTTCCCGGTTCGGCGGCCACCGAGCAGGAAATCGTCGCCGAGGTGAACCTCACGCCCGGCGCCCCGTGGGTGGGCGGCATCGACCGGGCCGCCTGGCGCCGCGCGTGGCGGGCGGCCGCCGACCGCGAACCGGACGAACGAGTGCACCGCGCGGGCCTGGCCGAATACCGCGAGGCCGTGGTGGAACACCTGCTGCGGCACCGCGGCATGGTCACCGGCGGCTCGCACCTCGGCACCGTGCTCGCCACCGGCGGCACCACGGCGGCCGTGGTGGAGCTGGCGGCGGCGGTGCTGGAACCCGGCGCGGTCGTCGCGGTGGAGGAGCCCGGTTACCAGCGCGCGGTGCAGACCTTCCTGGCCGCCGGGATCCGCGTGGTGCCCGCGCCGGTCGACCACGGCGGCATCGTCGTCGAGGAGATCCCGCAAGGGGTGCAAGCGGTCTACTGCTCACCGGCGCACCAGTACCCGCTCGGCGGCCGGTTGCCCGCCGAGCGGCGGGTCGGGCTGGTGGAGCGGGCGCGCGCCGAGGGCTGGCTGATCGTGGAGGACGACTACGACGGCGAACTCCGCTACGACGTGGCGCCGCTGCCGGTGCTGGCCTCGATGGCCCCGGACGTGGTCGTGCACCTCGGCACCACCAGCAAGATCCTCACCCCGACGCTCGGCGTGGGCTGGATGCTCGCCCCGGACCGCGTCGCCGCCGCGGTGCTGGACCACCGCGAGCGCACCGGCACCCGACCTGCCGCGGCCGGACAGCGCGTGCTGGTCGAGTACGCCAGGAACGGGGACCTCGGCAGGCACCTGCGCAGGCTGCGCCGCGAGCTGTCGCAGCGCCGAGTCCTGGTGGTCGATCAGCTGGCGGGATCGGGCGTCGAGGTGTTCGGCGACGAAGCGGGCGCGCACGTGGTGCTGCCGCTCCCGGACGCCGGCGCGGAGCGGCGGGTGGTGCACCGCGCAGCCGGGCAGGGACTGGTGCTCGACGGTCTGCGGCGGCACCACCACGGGGCTCAGCAGTGGTGCGGCATCGCCTTCGGCTACGCCTCGTGTTCACGCGCTGACCTGGAGCGTTCGGTCCGGGAGCTGGCGCGCTGGTGCGCCGAGGAGGCCGGTGTCCGGACCGGCTCGGCCCGGTAG
- a CDS encoding cysteine dioxygenase family protein, whose translation MFAVPPNTVAAEADRSLAHPARIAREFAADRQSWAHRLRYDPQQRWSGLLERTAGYEAWLLSWLPGQHTELHDHGGATGAFTVVSGSVDERVVRSTATGPAEEWRTIETGQSRVFGPDYVHQVVNDGPDPAITVHVYRPARTRMTRYSLDPVRGLTTA comes from the coding sequence GTGTTCGCAGTACCTCCCAACACCGTCGCCGCCGAAGCGGACCGCTCCCTGGCGCACCCGGCGCGGATCGCCCGCGAGTTCGCCGCCGACCGGCAATCGTGGGCGCACCGGCTGCGCTACGACCCGCAGCAGCGCTGGTCCGGCCTGCTGGAACGCACCGCCGGGTACGAAGCGTGGCTGCTGAGCTGGTTGCCGGGGCAGCACACCGAACTGCACGACCACGGCGGCGCCACCGGCGCTTTCACCGTCGTGTCCGGTTCGGTCGACGAACGGGTGGTCCGGTCCACCGCCACCGGCCCGGCCGAGGAGTGGCGCACCATCGAGACCGGTCAGTCGCGGGTGTTCGGCCCGGACTACGTGCACCAGGTCGTCAACGACGGCCCGGATCCGGCGATCACCGTGCACGTGTACCGCCCCGCCCGCACCCGCATGACCCGCTACTCCCTCGACCCGGTCCGCGGCCTCACCACTGCTTGA
- a CDS encoding cystathionine gamma-lyase, whose translation MTAFSADSGAEFGDGTRCVHGGHGGHGGERPGEPLAPGPVFAAPYHLGGDSADFYGRAGNPTWRALEAAIGDLDGGPCVLLPSGMAAISTLLRSVLRAGDSLLLPSDGYYATRQFVQDEMDALSLRVKKIPTTGPWPEGIFDGVRLVLLETPSNPGLDVCDIAELARRAHAAGALLAVDNTTATPLGQRPLELGADFAIASDTKALSGHSDLLLGHVSTADGEWAERLRKARTLSGSIPGPFETWLAHRSLGTLDLRLARQAQNASALAEALRGRVRGLRWPGLSDDPAHAAARAQMRRWGGVFRFELADADAVAEFVRRSRLVSQVTSFGGVHSTVDRRAQWGDPVPEGFVRFSAGCEDTDDLVADVLGALN comes from the coding sequence ATGACGGCGTTCAGCGCGGATTCCGGGGCGGAGTTCGGCGACGGCACGCGTTGCGTGCACGGCGGGCACGGCGGGCACGGCGGGGAACGACCCGGTGAGCCGCTCGCGCCCGGGCCGGTGTTCGCGGCGCCTTACCACCTCGGCGGTGACTCGGCGGATTTCTACGGCCGGGCGGGCAATCCCACCTGGCGGGCGCTGGAAGCCGCGATCGGCGACCTCGACGGCGGGCCCTGCGTGCTGCTGCCCTCCGGCATGGCCGCGATCAGCACGTTGCTGCGCAGCGTGCTGCGGGCGGGGGATTCGCTGCTGCTGCCCAGCGACGGCTATTACGCGACCCGCCAGTTCGTGCAGGACGAGATGGACGCGCTTTCGTTGCGCGTAAAGAAAATCCCGACCACCGGTCCGTGGCCGGAAGGGATCTTCGACGGGGTCCGGCTGGTGCTGCTGGAAACCCCGTCCAACCCCGGGCTGGACGTCTGCGACATCGCCGAACTCGCGCGGCGCGCGCACGCGGCGGGTGCGCTGCTGGCGGTGGACAACACCACGGCGACGCCGCTGGGGCAGCGGCCGCTCGAGCTCGGCGCGGACTTCGCGATCGCCAGCGACACCAAGGCGTTGTCCGGGCACAGCGATCTGCTGCTGGGGCACGTGTCCACTGCGGACGGCGAGTGGGCCGAGCGGTTGCGCAAGGCGCGCACGCTTTCCGGCTCGATTCCCGGGCCGTTCGAGACCTGGCTGGCACACCGCAGCCTCGGCACGCTCGACCTGCGCTTGGCGCGGCAGGCGCAGAACGCCTCCGCGCTGGCCGAGGCGCTGCGCGGGCGCGTGCGCGGGTTGCGCTGGCCCGGGCTGTCCGACGATCCCGCGCACGCGGCCGCGCGGGCGCAGATGCGGCGCTGGGGCGGGGTTTTCCGCTTCGAGCTCGCCGACGCCGACGCGGTGGCGGAGTTCGTGCGCCGCAGCCGGCTCGTTTCGCAGGTGACCAGTTTCGGCGGCGTGCACAGCACCGTCGACCGGCGGGCGCAGTGGGGCGATCCGGTGCCCGAGGGATTCGTGCGCTTCTCCGCCGGGTGCGAGGACACCGATGATCTGGTCGCCGACGTGCTCGGGGCGCTCAACTGA
- a CDS encoding NAD(P)H-dependent glycerol-3-phosphate dehydrogenase, whose translation MSGPEPLRRVTVLGAGSWGTTFAKVLADAGSEVTLWARRAEVAEEINRQHRNEDYLPGVTLPESLRATDDAAAAVHRAQAVVLAVPSQNLRENLAGWQPLLPDEATLVSLAKGVELSTLKRMSQVVAEVADVPMQRVAVVSGPNLAKEIAAGEPTATVVACADHDRAVAFQAACSTGYFRPYTNTDLVGIELSGACKNVIALACGMAAGLGHGHNTMSSLITRGLAETTRLGVALGAEPMTFAGLAGMGDLVATCTSPLSRNRTFGERLGRGESVLAAQQAAHGQVAEGVKSCSSIRELAARCGVEMPITEVVHQVCHEGLEPGPGAALLLGRERKAE comes from the coding sequence ATGAGCGGGCCTGAACCGCTGCGCCGGGTCACCGTGCTCGGCGCCGGTTCGTGGGGCACCACGTTCGCCAAGGTGCTCGCCGACGCCGGGTCGGAAGTGACGTTGTGGGCGCGCCGCGCCGAAGTCGCCGAGGAGATCAACCGGCAGCACCGCAACGAGGACTACCTGCCCGGCGTGACCCTGCCGGAATCGCTGCGCGCCACGGATGACGCCGCCGCCGCGGTGCACCGGGCGCAAGCCGTGGTGCTGGCGGTGCCCAGCCAGAACCTGCGGGAGAACCTGGCCGGTTGGCAGCCGCTGCTGCCGGACGAGGCGACGCTGGTGAGCCTGGCCAAGGGCGTCGAACTGAGCACCCTCAAGCGGATGAGCCAGGTGGTGGCCGAGGTCGCGGACGTGCCGATGCAGCGCGTGGCCGTGGTCTCCGGACCGAACCTGGCCAAGGAGATCGCCGCCGGTGAGCCCACCGCGACCGTCGTGGCCTGCGCCGATCACGACCGCGCCGTCGCCTTCCAGGCGGCGTGCTCCACCGGCTACTTCCGCCCCTACACCAACACCGACCTGGTCGGCATCGAGCTGTCCGGGGCGTGCAAGAACGTGATCGCGCTCGCCTGCGGCATGGCCGCCGGGCTCGGGCACGGCCACAACACCATGTCCTCGCTGATCACCCGCGGGCTGGCCGAGACCACCCGGCTCGGGGTGGCGCTCGGCGCGGAGCCGATGACGTTCGCCGGGCTGGCCGGGATGGGCGACCTGGTGGCCACCTGCACCTCGCCGCTGTCGCGGAACCGGACCTTCGGCGAGCGGCTGGGCCGCGGCGAATCCGTGCTCGCCGCGCAGCAGGCCGCGCACGGGCAGGTCGCGGAAGGCGTGAAGTCGTGCTCGTCCATCCGGGAGCTCGCCGCGCGGTGCGGGGTGGAGATGCCGATCACCGAGGTGGTGCACCAGGTCTGCCACGAGGGCCTGGAACCCGGCCCGGGGGCGGCGCTGCTGCTGGGGCGGGAACGCAAAGCCGAGTGA
- a CDS encoding 1-acyl-sn-glycerol-3-phosphate acyltransferase codes for MEPGNLKRPRRRTKERPATGMGRFWLRFAAIVFYPLTALLARVRVHGLANIPATGPVVLVLNHVSHLDPLYDAVTVHRAARIPRFMAKNTLWNVPVLRNVLDGVAQIPVVRQTTDAQKSLQAAHDALETGKVVIIYPDGTVTKDPDGWPMVPKAGVARLALEHDVPIVPIARWGTRDLYNHYEKKFRPFPRKTVHLRVGEPLDVSEFRGKPADNATLRAVSELAMGRVRELLGEIREQQPPAEFYSPARRRVQGGSAGGSRDGAAGETPQNDTAGETSQNGVAGETSQNDTADESPQNGATRGRDRSAGSPREDSDDLPQHKRERLQGDDERA; via the coding sequence GTGGAACCGGGAAATCTCAAGCGGCCGCGCAGACGCACGAAGGAGCGGCCGGCCACCGGCATGGGCCGGTTCTGGCTGCGGTTCGCGGCGATCGTGTTCTACCCGCTCACCGCCCTGCTCGCCCGGGTGCGGGTGCACGGGCTGGCGAACATCCCCGCGACCGGTCCGGTGGTGCTGGTGCTCAACCACGTTTCGCACCTGGATCCGCTCTACGACGCCGTGACGGTGCACCGGGCTGCGCGGATCCCGCGGTTCATGGCCAAGAACACGCTGTGGAACGTGCCGGTGCTGCGCAACGTGCTCGACGGCGTCGCCCAGATCCCGGTCGTGCGGCAGACCACCGACGCGCAGAAGAGCCTGCAAGCCGCGCACGACGCCTTGGAAACGGGCAAGGTCGTGATCATCTACCCGGACGGGACGGTCACCAAGGATCCCGACGGCTGGCCGATGGTGCCGAAGGCCGGTGTCGCGCGGCTCGCGCTGGAGCACGACGTGCCGATCGTTCCGATCGCCCGCTGGGGAACCCGGGACCTCTACAACCACTACGAGAAGAAGTTCCGCCCGTTCCCGCGCAAGACGGTGCACCTGCGCGTCGGTGAGCCGTTGGACGTTTCGGAGTTCCGCGGCAAACCGGCCGACAACGCGACGCTGCGCGCGGTGAGCGAGTTGGCCATGGGGCGGGTGCGGGAACTGCTCGGCGAGATCCGCGAGCAGCAGCCGCCCGCCGAGTTCTACTCGCCCGCTCGGCGGCGGGTGCAGGGCGGCTCCGCGGGGGGTTCGCGGGACGGCGCCGCGGGGGAGACTCCGCAGAACGACACCGCGGGGGAGACTTCGCAGAACGGCGTTGCGGGGGAAACCTCGCAGAACGACACCGCGGATGAATCCCCGCAGAACGGCGCCACGCGTGGGCGGGACAGATCGGCCGGGAGCCCGCGCGAGGACTCGGACGATCTCCCGCAGCACAAGCGCGAACGCCTGCAGGGCGACGATGAGCGGGCCTGA
- the cofC gene encoding 2-phospho-L-lactate guanylyltransferase, with product MSVPASLLVPIKPLRLAKTRLRGDRPADAHAALVSAVAHDTVEAARRTAGVREVLVVTSDSELTDSFAAAGVEVVADDPDAGLNPALEHGERVLRGRGADRIGALQADLPALRPEDLARALHAAGPERAFTPDRQRTGTTLLLAAAGAALAPRFGNGSALAHEASGARRLAGRWESLRCDVDTAADLRRAARIGLGARTAAWLARASQEHADPGGVPGDSARTDGA from the coding sequence ATGAGCGTTCCCGCCTCCCTCCTGGTGCCGATCAAGCCGCTGCGGCTGGCGAAGACCCGGCTGCGCGGCGACCGGCCCGCCGACGCGCACGCCGCGCTGGTGAGCGCGGTCGCGCACGACACGGTCGAGGCGGCCCGGCGCACCGCGGGCGTTCGCGAAGTGCTGGTGGTGACCTCCGACTCGGAGCTGACGGACTCGTTCGCGGCGGCGGGCGTGGAAGTCGTCGCCGACGACCCGGACGCCGGGCTCAACCCCGCGCTGGAGCACGGCGAGCGCGTGCTGCGCGGCCGCGGCGCGGACCGGATCGGGGCGCTGCAGGCGGATCTGCCCGCGCTGCGGCCGGAAGACCTGGCGCGGGCGTTGCACGCGGCCGGTCCGGAGCGGGCGTTCACACCGGACCGGCAGCGGACCGGTACGACGCTGCTGCTGGCAGCCGCCGGGGCCGCGCTGGCACCCCGGTTCGGCAACGGCTCCGCGTTGGCGCACGAGGCTTCCGGTGCGCGCCGGCTGGCGGGACGCTGGGAGTCGTTGCGCTGCGATGTGGACACCGCAGCCGATCTGCGCCGGGCGGCCCGGATCGGCCTCGGCGCGCGAACCGCGGCATGGCTCGCGCGAGCCTCGCAGGAGCACGCGGATCCGGGTGGTGTTCCGGGTGACAGTGCTCGAACGGACGGCGCTTGA